The following are from one region of the Capsicum annuum cultivar UCD-10X-F1 chromosome 1, UCD10Xv1.1, whole genome shotgun sequence genome:
- the LOC107852073 gene encoding organic cation/carnitine transporter 3-like, whose amino-acid sequence MADSTPLLSNSPSAKNHQDQEFPKLNDHSSSLEETIEPFFGSCGIAWPQILQVILVSMASFFEAQQTFITIFTDAIPSWHCTQLNNTSCDSKSNVCQLSLTEWDWDKPVYASIVSEWSLHCSNSPILQGLPASSFFMGCLLGGLVLGLLGDTIGRKTVLISGCLIMSMASIFIAFSDNVWMYSVLRFLSGCGHTAIGSSVLVLCSESVGKQHQGKVGTMGFFMSTFGFLSLPVLAYVSRNYSWRVLYLWTSLPVVVYCMLMQFCVYESPRWLLSKGKVREASAILNTFIESHINNQSSNLDDNKKLIVPNASNQSLFKILLMKRWFLGQLLLAVAAGFGIGLMYYGMPLGLGNGHFSLNLYLSTGLNALLELPAFLIVFLLVEKCKRRTTLLGLSILCGVCGMLCMIASEWKVLQLALELTSFFSACTSFDLLLIYTSELFPTSIRNATVSIVWQAVGLGGIVSPVLVGAGGDTNKILPYLVLGIMTSTAGSLSAGSKKVAVGTIREALQRVVWKS is encoded by the exons ATGGCTGATTCAACTCCTTTACTTTCAAATTCTCCTTCTGCCAAGAATCACCAAGATCAAGAATTTCCAAAGCTAAATGATCATTCTTCTTCACTTGAAGAAACAATAGAGCCATTTTTTGGAAGTTGTGGAATTGCATGGCCACAAATATTGCAAGTCATACTTGTTTCTATGGCTTCTTTCTTTGAGGCTCAACAAACATTCATCACAATTTTTACTGATGCAATACCTTCATGGCATTGCACACAGCTTAACAACACAAGCTGTGATTCAAAGTCTAATGTATGCCAACTTTCTTTGACAGAATGGGATTGGGATAAGCCTGTTTACGCATCCATTGTGTCTGAATGGTCACTTCATTGTTCTAATAGTCCTATACTACAAGGACTTCCTGCTTCATCTTTTTTCATGGGGTGCTTGCTTGGTGGCCTGGTTCttggtttgttaggtgacacgATTGGTCGAAAAACCGTGCTGATTTCCGGGTGTTTGATCATGTCCATGGCTTCAATCTTCATTGCTTTCTCTGACAATGTTTGGATGTATTCTGTCTTGAGATTTCTAAGTGGATGTGGTCACACTGCGATTGGATCGTCTGTACTTGTGTTGTGTTCTGAGAGTGTTGGTAAACAACATCAAGGAAAAGTTGGAACTATGGGATTCTTTATGTCTACATTTGGATTCTTGTCATTACCTGTTTTGGCTTATGTTAGTAGGAATTACTCATGGAGGGTACTTTATCTTTGGACTTCTCTTCCTGTTGTAGTttattgtatgttgatgcagTTTTGTGTTTATGAGTCACCAAGATGGCTTCTTTCGAAAGGGAAAGTTAGAGAGGCTTCTGCAATCCTCAACACATTCATTGAATCTCATATCAACAACCAAAGTTCAAATCTTGATGATAACAAGAAGTTGATTGTTCCGAATGCTTCTAATCAGTCATTGTTCAAGATTTTGTTGATGAAAAGATGGTTTCTTGGACAGCTATTGCTAGCAGTGGCAGCTGGTTTTGGCATTGGATTGATGTACTATGGCATGCCATTAGGACTAGGCAATGGACACTTCAGCTTAAACCTCTACTTGAGTACAGGGCTAAACGCGTTGCTGGAGCTACCGGCATTCTTGATAGTCTTTTTGTTGGTAGAAAAATGCAAGAGGAGAACCACACTACTTGGACTAAGTATCTTATGTGGTGTCTGTGGCATGCTGTGCATGATCGCGAGCGAATGGAAGGTGTTACAGCTAGCATTGGAGTTAACTTCATTTTTCAGTGCTTGCACTTCATTTGACTTGTTGCTGATATATACCTCAGAGTTGTTCCCTACTAGCATAAGGAATGCAACAGTGTCAATTGTATGGCAGGCTGTGGGGCTCGGAGGCATAGTGAGTCCAGTTCTGGTTGGTGCAGGAGGAGATACAAACAAGATTTTACCATATCTAGTGCTTGGAATTATGACATCAACAGCAGGATCATTG TCAGCTGGCTCGAAAAAAGTAGCAGTTGGAACAATTAGAGAAGCACTTCAGAGAGTAGTCTGGAAATCTTGA
- the LOC107865488 gene encoding uncharacterized protein LOC107865488, with the protein MELEFDKYCVVDGSPTTVLPSPRHRLKGERRKSKANSRCSKEVLTVDGEFTEISFHRYRSVSCKDVPSRKSHLGGNDILKRGSVYQSSKDVRRTKRTDAVEERKKIEFSRGNATEFSFGIVDVLCGSDEDNSLITKHGSSFNPISERDVPSDSSLGSSLNSDRENRRTQIPLRQSAQDSNIMSQSVVDRLGAVNRKTERDPSVSLSKSLSAKLAVPHSPARSESDSSRTSSQKSRFSPIRKMFDPFGKSKSLKSPFSYTFEPGRDTKNELLNVSRGRTVHKSLLHDFSSIEEEPLECNPQPIKKEISNPNVQTLPAHLHGLLRSDKKNGLPFFEFSVKSPEDSFVAKSWKVENTLDWVYTFLSLHHKRKSNASGWGLKDGVREPLLVGQMQVSCYLCTDIKSAGDCDNSMVTEFVLYDTPYSGKRVSSQESCRSSPDVTVAPKASDEKSSGANCDRGHFDSSTPLGVAQLQSQVEIAAIAIEVPFEKRESLKFTSEDTKADQPLPNLLDLSVVEQRIGHSDSVSPAKVNVVIPSGHHGLPTTESPGPSSLLDRWRMGGGCDCGGWDMACPLHIFGNPNIHFDDNRPLVEIQQPLELFIQGRNDKAPALTMTLKEDGQYSVDFHAQLSALQAFSVCVSILHSMETSIAVGQEKNVESLQSKTLRVFVQDDIKGLINVVREEKKQEVHKKVEQVLPTFVLNPPFSPIGRV; encoded by the exons ATGGAGTTGGAATTCGACAAGTATTGTGTAGTAGATGGAAGTCCTACAACTGTGCTTCCATCTCCGCGACACCGTCTAAAAGGTGAAAGGAGAAAAAGCAAAGCAAATTCCAGATGCAGTAAAGAAGTATTGACTGTAGATGGCGAATTCACTGAGATAAGCTTTCATCGTTATCGTAGTGTGTCATGTAAAGATGTTCCATCAAGGAAATCACATTTGGGAGGAAATGATATCCTAAAGAGGGGATCTGTCTATCAAAGTTCTAAAGACGTTAGGCGCACCAAGAGAACTGATGCTGTtgaggaaaggaaaaaaattgagttCTCTAGAGGCAATGCCACTGAATTCTCATTTGGCATTGTCGATGTTTTGTGTGGTTCAGATGAGGACAATTCACTCATAACTAAACATGGATCCTCGTTCAATCCTATTTCCGAGAGAGATGTACCATCGGATAGCTCTCTAGGAAGTTCTTTAAATTCTGATAGAGAAAATAGAAGGACTCAAATTCCACTAAGACAGTCAGCTCAGGATTCAAACATCATGTCTCAATCAGTCGTCGATCGTCTAGGTGCAGTTAACAGAAAAACGGAGAGGGATCCATCTGTGTCTTTATCCAAATCATTGTCTGCAAAATTAGCAGTACCACATTCGCCTGCTCGATCAGAAAGTGATAGCTCCAGGACCAGCAGCCAAAAATCCCGTTTCAGTCCTATTAGAAAGATGTTTGATCCGTTTGGTAAATCAAAGTCTCTGAAAAGTCCATTCAGTTATACTTTCGAACCTGGCAGGGATACCAAGAATGAGCTTCTTAACGTCAGTAGAGGCAGAACGGTTCATAAATCTCTATTGCATGATTTCTCAAGCATAGAAGAGGAGCCTTTGGAATGTAATCCTCAGCCTATCAAGAAAGAGATCAGTAATCCGAATGTCCAGACCTTACCAGCTCATTTACACGGCTTGCTCAGGTCGGATAAGAAAAATGGATTGCCCTTTTTCGAGTTCTCAGTAAAGTCACCTGAAGATAGTTTTGTCGCAAAGTCCTGGAAAGTGGAGAATACCTTGGATTGGGTGTATACATTTCTTTCCCTTCACCATAAAAGGAAGAGCAATGCTAGTGGATGGGGATTGAAAGATGGCGTTAGAGAACCGTTGTTGGTTGGGCAGATGCAAGTTTCCTGTTATTTATGTACAGACATTAAAAGTGCTGGAGATTGCGACAACTCAATGGTGACAGAGTTTGTCTTGTATGATACGCCTTATTCAGGAAAAAGAGTTTCTTCTCAGGAAAGTTGTCGTTCTTCCCCTGATGTCACTGTTGCACCTAAGGCCTCTGATGAAAAATCATCTGGAGCTAATTGTGATAGAGGTCACTTCGACTCATCAACTCCTTTGGGAGTAGCACAACTGCAGTCACAGGTTGAAATTGCGGCCATTGCTATAGAGGTACCATTTGAAAAGAGAGAGAGTTTAAAATTCACGAGTGAGGATACAAAGGCTGATCAGCCACTTCCAAATTTACTGGATCTCTCTGTGGTTGAGCAAAGAATTGGACATTCTGATAGTGTAAGCCCCGCCAAAGTGAACGTTGTGATCCCTTCCGGACACCATGGTCTTCCAACAACTGAAAGTCCAGGTCCTTCCTCCTTATTGGATAGATGGAGGATGGGTGGAGGTTGTGACTGTGGCGGCTGGGACATGGCATGCCCGCTTCACATATTTGGCAATCCAAATATTCATTTTGATGACAACCGGCCTCTGGTTGAGATTCAGCAGCCGTTGGAACTCTTCATTCAG GGAAGGAACGATAAAGCTCCAGCATTGACCATGACACTTAAGGAGGATGGACAGTATTCAGTTGATTTCCACGCTCAGTTATCTGCACTACAAGCATTCTCTGTTTGTGTCTCAATTTTGCATTCAATGGAAACGTCGATTGCAGTGGGACAAGAGAAAAATGTAGAATCTTTGCAATCCAAAACGTTGAGGGTGTTCGTTCAGGATGACATTAAAGGCTTGATTAATGTAGTTAGAGAGGAAAAGAAACAGGAAGTACACAAAAAAGTGGAGCAAGTACTCCCAACTTTCGTGCTCAATCCACCGTTCTCACCAATTGGTCGAGTGTAG
- the LOC107865478 gene encoding uncharacterized protein LOC107865478: MTGGSQPRQSNKPSIRYRCNLLDGALFELTDFDRESNAPISSGKKENPKNSDYESSEIMRTSELVSAVGSIWNSAARPLTRILSKGSSRCNNTDHQENNIFCYPTADKISGVCFPSYDHTIPVNVDSDTDSSPLLLANVERLTVNQKVSFFGPLLGNSPLRSILHDGSTMHPETRKAEDFANYLQTVYGWMHEASLLKFKHQLNCASIGRHESRKCTIEDKANSPLSCCSAVDTVNADCQTDREKSAGLSQIAKHGEIDRVSTGSASLRHHNDVFHDQKSNTLEIPCSENKSVFHEYTVPTTGSASVDDKIDAEDQVYDSTINEKVEVEEEVRSEVQISVAKDKPRYALAKQEHAFAGAMAGIFVSVCLHPVDTIKTVVQSCHNDQKPLYYIGRSFISERGVTALYRGISTNLASSAPISAIYTFTYESVKGALLPLFPKECHSFAHCLAGGCASIATSFIFTPSERIKQQMQVGSHYKNCWNAFIEIIRSGGLPSLYMGWRAVLWRNIPHSIIKFYTYERLKELWLSSVQLHNQNDMLMTLACGGLAGSTAALFTTPFDVVKTRLQTQIPGSRTHFGVFGTLQEIGKREGLKGLYRGLSPRLIMYMTQGALFFASYESFKRLFSLDIPQPKTETVPYEHKKEDDRATLPSPS; this comes from the exons ATGACGGGGGGAAGTCAACCACGCCAAAGTAACAAACCTTCAATCAGATACAGGTGTAATCTACTTGATGGGGCACTGTTTGAACTCACTGATTTTGACCGAGAAAGTAATGCCCCTATTTCTTCTGGAAAGAAGGAGAACCCAAAAAATTCTGACTATGAATCTTCTGAGATAATGCGCACAAGTGAGCTCGTATCAGCAGTTGGAAGTATATGGAATTCTGCAGCTCGCCCTCTTACACGAATCCTATCTAAAGGAAGTTCCAGATGCAATAACACTGATCACCAAGAAAACAACATATTTTGCTACCCCACTGCAGATAAAATTTCTGGTGTTTGTTTTCCAAGTTATGATCACACAATACCTGTCAATGTGGATAGTGATACAGATTCTTCACCTCTGCTGCTTGCAAATGTTGAGCGACTGACAGTGAACCAGAAAGTTTCATTCTTTGGTCCTCTTTTAGGAAACTCTCCTCTGCGGAGTATCCTCCATGATGGATCTACCATGCACCCAGAAACTCGGAAAGCAGAAGATTTCGCGAATTATTTACAGACTGTGTATGGTTGGATGCATGAAGCATCCTTACTGAAATTTAAGCATCAACTAAATTGTGCTAGTATTGGTCGCCATGAAAGCAGAAAATGTACCATAGAAGACAAGGCAAACAGTCCTTTAAGTTGCTGCTCAGCCGTGGATACAGTAAATGCTGATTGCCAGACTGACAGGGAAAAATCAGCTGGTTTAAGTCAGATCGCAAAGCATGGAGAGATTGACAGGGTGTCAACCGGCAGTGCATCTCTAAGGCACCATAATGATGTCTTTCATGACCAAAAGTCAAATACGCTAGAGATTCCATGTTCCGAAAATAAGTCAGTCTTCCATGAGTACACTGTCCCTACAACTGGTTCTGCTAGtgtagatgacaaaattgatgcTGAGGATCAGGTATATGATTCTACCATCAATGAAAAAGTAGAAGTGGAGGAAGAGGTCAGATCTGAAGTACAGATCTCTGTGGCAAAGGACAAGCCTCGGTATGCACTTGCAAAACAAGAGCATGCTTTTGCAGGAGCAATGGCTGGAATTTTTGTCAGCGTTTGTCTTCATCCAGTTGACACAATTAAGACTGTTGTTCAGTCATGTCACAATGATCAGAAGCCACTTTATTACATAGGCAGATCATTTATTTCCGAAAGAG GAGTAACAGCACTTTATCGGGGAATTTCCACCAATCTTGCTTCGTCTGCACCAATATCTGCAATTTACACCTTTACATATGAATCAGTTAAAGGGGCCTTGCTTCCTCTTTTTCCTAAG GAATGTCACTCTTTTGCACACTGCTTGGCAGGGGGTTGTGCAAGCATTGCCACTTCATTCATTTTCACTCCAAGTGAACGCATAAAGCAACAGATGCAAGTGGGCTCCCACTATAAAAACTGCTG GAATGCCTTTATTGAGATTATAAGAAGTGGTGGTTTACCCTCACTATATATGGGATGGAGAGCTGTACTTTGGAGGAATATTCCCCACTCAATCATTAAG TTCTATACATATGAAAGACTGAAGGAGTTGTGGTTGTCATCAGTTCAACTGCACAACCAAAATGACATGCTAATGACG CTTGCCTGTGGCGGATTAGCTGGATCTACTGCTGCACTATTCACAACTCCCTTCGATGTTGTCAAGACAAGATTACAGACACAG ATTCCTGGATCTAGGACTCATTTTGGTGTATTCGGCACACTTCAAGAAATTGGGAAGCGTGAAGGTTTGAAGGGTCTCTACAG GGGCTTGAGTCCTAGATTGATCATGTACATGACTCAGGGAGCACTTTTCTTTGCATCTTATGAATCTTTCAAGAGGTTGTTTTCTTTGGATATCCCGCAGCCTAAAACAGAAACGGTTCCATATGAACATAAAAAGGAAGATGATCGTGCAACGCTGCCTTCACCAAGCTAA
- the LOC107865462 gene encoding uncharacterized protein LOC107865462 isoform X3, with amino-acid sequence MSVAHQQFLNPIWKPCVSSCPLLAAQFLVMPTSNIEVSPVQCLTIAAAKSGASFSNSGDLSADFSERNDDLGAAKGSGTTARGRRLLKVREEKRKREYERLHNYPAWAKVLENACKHDTELRAVLGESIGNPELMRKKVEERVRTKGRNFQKSKTGSVLAFKVSFRDFNPLDAYIWFELYGSPSDRDVNILGSVIQAWYVMGRLGAFNSSNLQLAGSSMEYDPLYDAEKGFNVMPSSFHDISNVEFQDNWSRVWVDLGTADFFSIDVLLNCLTVLSSEYIGIQQVVFGGRRMGDWEEGMTNADDGYKYFEI; translated from the exons ATGTCTGTTGCACATCAACAATTCCTCAATCCCATATGGAAGCCTTGTGTTTCTTCATGTCCATTGCTAGCTGCTCAGTTCCTAGTTATGCCAACAAGTAACATAGAAGTTTCTCCTGTTCAATGCTTGACCATTGCTGCTGCAAAATCAGGAGCTTCGTTTTCGAATTCTGGAGATTTAAGTGCAGATTTTAGCGAAAGAAATGATGATTTAGGTGCAGCCAAAGGGTCAGGCACCACGGCGAGAGGACGGAGGTTGTTGAAGGTCAGGGAGGAGAAGAGGAAGCGCGAATATGAACGTCTTCACAACTACCCAGCTTGGGCAAA AGTGTTGGAAAATGCTTGTAAACATGACACAGAGCTTCGTGCTGTGCTTGGTGAAAGTATTGGCAATCCAGAGCTTATGAGGAAAAAA GTCGAAGAGAGAGTTCGAACAAAGGGACGAAATTTTCAGAAGTCTAAAACGGGATCCGTGCTTGCATTCAAAGTCAGCTTTAGAGA TTTCAATCCTCTTGATGCATACATATGGTTTGAACTCTATGGCTCACCATCTGATCGAGACGTTAACATTCTCGGTAGT GTTATTCAGGCATGGTATGTCATGGGTCGTTTAGGCGCATTCAACTCATCTAATTTGCAG CTGGCAGGTTCATCGATGGAATACGACCCTCTTTATGATGCAGAAAAAGGTTTCAATGTGATGCCGTCATCATTCCATGACATAAGTAATGTTGAATTCCAGGACAATTGGTCAAGAGTTTG GGTGGATCTTGGTACAGCTGATTTCTTCTCTATCGACGTACTTCTCAATTGCTTGACTGTATTGAGCTCAGA ATATATAGGCATTCAACAAGTTGTGTTTGGTGGTCGTCGGATGGGTGATTGGGAAGAGGGAATGACCAACGCTGATGACGGATACAAATACTTCGAAATTTGA
- the LOC107865462 gene encoding uncharacterized protein LOC107865462 isoform X2, whose protein sequence is MGAASKVKSLHNLDMSVAHQQFLNPIWKPCVSSCPLLAAQFLVMPTSNIEVSPVQCLTIAAAKSGASFSNSGDLSADFSERNDDLGAAKGSGTTARGRRLLKVREEKRKREYERLHNYPAWAKVLENACKHDTELRAVLGESIGNPELMRKKVEERVRTKGRNFQKSKTGSVLAFKVSFRDFNPLDAYIWFELYGSPSDRDVNILGSVIQAWYVMGRLGAFNSSNLQLAGSSMEYDPLYDAEKGFNVMPSSFHDISNVEFQDNWSRVWVDLGTADFFSIDVLLNCLTVLSSEYIGIQQVVFGGRRMGDWEEGMTNADDGYKYFEI, encoded by the exons atgggtgcggcatcaaaagtgaagagtctgcACAACTTAG ATATGTCTGTTGCACATCAACAATTCCTCAATCCCATATGGAAGCCTTGTGTTTCTTCATGTCCATTGCTAGCTGCTCAGTTCCTAGTTATGCCAACAAGTAACATAGAAGTTTCTCCTGTTCAATGCTTGACCATTGCTGCTGCAAAATCAGGAGCTTCGTTTTCGAATTCTGGAGATTTAAGTGCAGATTTTAGCGAAAGAAATGATGATTTAGGTGCAGCCAAAGGGTCAGGCACCACGGCGAGAGGACGGAGGTTGTTGAAGGTCAGGGAGGAGAAGAGGAAGCGCGAATATGAACGTCTTCACAACTACCCAGCTTGGGCAAA AGTGTTGGAAAATGCTTGTAAACATGACACAGAGCTTCGTGCTGTGCTTGGTGAAAGTATTGGCAATCCAGAGCTTATGAGGAAAAAA GTCGAAGAGAGAGTTCGAACAAAGGGACGAAATTTTCAGAAGTCTAAAACGGGATCCGTGCTTGCATTCAAAGTCAGCTTTAGAGA TTTCAATCCTCTTGATGCATACATATGGTTTGAACTCTATGGCTCACCATCTGATCGAGACGTTAACATTCTCGGTAGT GTTATTCAGGCATGGTATGTCATGGGTCGTTTAGGCGCATTCAACTCATCTAATTTGCAG CTGGCAGGTTCATCGATGGAATACGACCCTCTTTATGATGCAGAAAAAGGTTTCAATGTGATGCCGTCATCATTCCATGACATAAGTAATGTTGAATTCCAGGACAATTGGTCAAGAGTTTG GGTGGATCTTGGTACAGCTGATTTCTTCTCTATCGACGTACTTCTCAATTGCTTGACTGTATTGAGCTCAGA ATATATAGGCATTCAACAAGTTGTGTTTGGTGGTCGTCGGATGGGTGATTGGGAAGAGGGAATGACCAACGCTGATGACGGATACAAATACTTCGAAATTTGA
- the LOC107865462 gene encoding uncharacterized protein LOC107865462 isoform X1 encodes MTNFICFSELCVKPPKNGKFICYKNDMSVAHQQFLNPIWKPCVSSCPLLAAQFLVMPTSNIEVSPVQCLTIAAAKSGASFSNSGDLSADFSERNDDLGAAKGSGTTARGRRLLKVREEKRKREYERLHNYPAWAKVLENACKHDTELRAVLGESIGNPELMRKKVEERVRTKGRNFQKSKTGSVLAFKVSFRDFNPLDAYIWFELYGSPSDRDVNILGSVIQAWYVMGRLGAFNSSNLQLAGSSMEYDPLYDAEKGFNVMPSSFHDISNVEFQDNWSRVWVDLGTADFFSIDVLLNCLTVLSSEYIGIQQVVFGGRRMGDWEEGMTNADDGYKYFEI; translated from the exons ATGACAAACTTCATTTGTTTCTCTGAACTGTGTGTAAAACCCCCAAAAAATGGAAAGTTCATATGTTATAAGAATG ATATGTCTGTTGCACATCAACAATTCCTCAATCCCATATGGAAGCCTTGTGTTTCTTCATGTCCATTGCTAGCTGCTCAGTTCCTAGTTATGCCAACAAGTAACATAGAAGTTTCTCCTGTTCAATGCTTGACCATTGCTGCTGCAAAATCAGGAGCTTCGTTTTCGAATTCTGGAGATTTAAGTGCAGATTTTAGCGAAAGAAATGATGATTTAGGTGCAGCCAAAGGGTCAGGCACCACGGCGAGAGGACGGAGGTTGTTGAAGGTCAGGGAGGAGAAGAGGAAGCGCGAATATGAACGTCTTCACAACTACCCAGCTTGGGCAAA AGTGTTGGAAAATGCTTGTAAACATGACACAGAGCTTCGTGCTGTGCTTGGTGAAAGTATTGGCAATCCAGAGCTTATGAGGAAAAAA GTCGAAGAGAGAGTTCGAACAAAGGGACGAAATTTTCAGAAGTCTAAAACGGGATCCGTGCTTGCATTCAAAGTCAGCTTTAGAGA TTTCAATCCTCTTGATGCATACATATGGTTTGAACTCTATGGCTCACCATCTGATCGAGACGTTAACATTCTCGGTAGT GTTATTCAGGCATGGTATGTCATGGGTCGTTTAGGCGCATTCAACTCATCTAATTTGCAG CTGGCAGGTTCATCGATGGAATACGACCCTCTTTATGATGCAGAAAAAGGTTTCAATGTGATGCCGTCATCATTCCATGACATAAGTAATGTTGAATTCCAGGACAATTGGTCAAGAGTTTG GGTGGATCTTGGTACAGCTGATTTCTTCTCTATCGACGTACTTCTCAATTGCTTGACTGTATTGAGCTCAGA ATATATAGGCATTCAACAAGTTGTGTTTGGTGGTCGTCGGATGGGTGATTGGGAAGAGGGAATGACCAACGCTGATGACGGATACAAATACTTCGAAATTTGA